A portion of the Thermoanaerobaculum aquaticum genome contains these proteins:
- a CDS encoding LemA family protein — protein sequence MKRGLLGCLVLLVVAVLLAGLTLWQSYNRLVKLDEAVKSAWAQVENVYQRRADLIPNLVETVKGARDFERETLTAVVEARAKVGQVTFSGVPNAQQFAQFQKAQDELSSALSRLLVVVERYPELRATEAFRDLQAQLEGTENRIAVERKRFNEAAQAYNTYRRRFPQVLIANLLGFAERPYFQATPGAERPPQVRF from the coding sequence ATGAAGCGCGGGCTTTTGGGTTGTCTTGTTTTGCTGGTGGTTGCGGTCCTGTTAGCGGGCCTCACGCTTTGGCAGTCCTACAACCGTTTGGTCAAGCTTGACGAGGCGGTGAAGAGCGCTTGGGCGCAGGTGGAAAACGTGTACCAGAGGCGGGCCGATTTGATCCCCAACCTGGTGGAAACCGTCAAAGGCGCCCGGGATTTCGAACGGGAAACCCTCACCGCCGTGGTGGAAGCCCGGGCCAAGGTGGGTCAGGTAACGTTTTCCGGGGTGCCCAACGCCCAGCAGTTCGCCCAGTTCCAAAAGGCCCAGGACGAGCTTTCCTCGGCTCTTTCCCGGCTTTTAGTGGTGGTGGAGCGCTACCCCGAGCTGCGGGCCACGGAAGCCTTCCGGGATCTACAAGCCCAGCTGGAAGGCACGGAAAACCGCATTGCCGTGGAGCGCAAGCGCTTTAACGAGGCGGCGCAGGCCTATAACACCTACCGCCGTCGCTTCCCGCAGGTCCTCATTGCCAACCTGCTGGGCTTTGCGGAGCGTCCTTACTTCCAGGCCACACCCGGCGCCGAGCGTCCCCCGCAGGTGAGGTTCTAA
- a CDS encoding lysophospholipid acyltransferase family protein, translated as MRWGKELRYAAGYGLFRVWLLAARALPLSLLRLLFSRLGLLAARLAKRDCQRAREHLQKAFGPNFDCETILRAHAQHLGCLLGEALWLAHASAAKILARTRFEGLEHLQEAIAHGKGVVLVTGHCGNWEWMNLALQAAGIPMTAAGRRLRDPRFDRFITRLRTRFGGEAVARGEGAGQALLRALHRGRVVGLLIDQDVAVPGVFVPFFGEPAWTPTGAAFLALRRGCPIVLGFARRDQDGTMVIKVQPAIWPTGSHTREEDVGQLTALLTARIEEHIRSCPEQWVWFHQRWRRKPQGEDKVWCCPG; from the coding sequence GTGCGTTGGGGCAAGGAGCTTCGCTATGCCGCTGGCTACGGGCTCTTTCGCGTGTGGCTTTTGGCCGCCCGCGCCCTGCCGCTTTCGCTCTTGCGCCTGCTTTTCTCGCGCCTCGGGTTGCTGGCCGCTCGCCTGGCCAAACGGGACTGTCAAAGAGCCCGGGAGCACCTGCAAAAAGCCTTTGGCCCCAACTTCGACTGTGAGACCATCCTGCGGGCCCATGCCCAGCACCTGGGGTGCCTGCTGGGCGAGGCGTTGTGGCTGGCCCACGCTTCCGCTGCGAAGATCTTGGCCCGCACCCGCTTTGAAGGCCTGGAACACCTCCAGGAGGCCATCGCCCACGGTAAAGGTGTGGTTCTGGTGACCGGCCACTGCGGCAACTGGGAGTGGATGAACCTGGCGTTGCAGGCCGCTGGCATCCCCATGACCGCCGCCGGCCGGCGCTTGCGTGATCCCCGCTTTGACCGCTTTATCACCCGTCTTCGCACCCGCTTTGGCGGAGAAGCGGTAGCCCGCGGTGAAGGAGCAGGCCAGGCGTTGCTGCGGGCCCTGCACCGGGGCCGAGTGGTGGGGCTTTTGATTGACCAAGACGTGGCGGTACCCGGGGTTTTCGTGCCGTTTTTTGGCGAGCCGGCCTGGACCCCCACGGGCGCGGCGTTCCTGGCGCTGCGGCGGGGCTGCCCCATCGTTTTGGGCTTTGCCCGCAGGGACCAGGACGGCACCATGGTCATCAAAGTGCAGCCGGCCATTTGGCCGACAGGCAGTCACACCAGAGAAGAAGACGTAGGCCAGCTCACCGCTCTGCTTACCGCGCGCATTGAGGAGCACATCCGCTCCTGCCCCGAGCAGTGGGTGTGGTTCCATCAGCGCTGGCGGCGCAAGCCTCAAGGTGAGGACAAGGTTTGGTGCTGTCCAGGGTAG